One part of the Schistocerca cancellata isolate TAMUIC-IGC-003103 chromosome 12, iqSchCanc2.1, whole genome shotgun sequence genome encodes these proteins:
- the LOC126109638 gene encoding huntingtin-interacting protein K: MADEEVNGDVGADSDEVQQDKEKKKVAKYDSGAADLEKVTDYAEEKEICSADFSGAMTIIGDKRNKEKAEKMAKERELLKVSIKKEDVDLIVREMEISRTIAERTLREHHGNVVEALVALTD; encoded by the exons ATGGCGGATGAGGAGGTTAATGGAGATGTCGGTGCGGATTCTGATGAAGTCCAACaggacaaagaaaagaaaaaagtagcgAAATATGACAGTGGTGCTGCAGACCTAGAGAAAGTAACCGATTATGCGGAAGAAAAGGAAATATGTTCAGCGGATTTCTCCGGG GCGATGACTATTATAGGAGACAAAAGAAATAAAGAGAAAGCAGAGAAAATGGCAAAAGAACGCGAGTTATTGAAAGTTTCCATAAAGAAAGAGGACGTAGACCTAATA GTACGAGAAATGGAAATATCGAGGACAATAGCGGAGCGAACTTTACGAGAACACCATGGCAATGTTGTGGAAGCACTTGTGGCTCTGACGGATTGA